Proteins found in one Bremerella volcania genomic segment:
- a CDS encoding alpha/beta hydrolase, which translates to MKRLDTPALPTNHSSNLSVQQSKVYEFRIRRDSNQSCPLELFTPLHYEPGYAYPLIVWLHGAFDNESQLRRIMPLTSTRNFVAVGPRGTRRHTRDTGSELASYYWSQDEVNIDAASRRVEMAIESASDQFNIHRRRVFLAGYQDGATMALRLALQNPGDYAGVISINGPFPSGYAPLRNLGLCEQLPILLMHCHESTYYTEQQLCGDIRLGHSAGLKMDVREYLCGDGIMTDMLEDMNGWVMGQVLK; encoded by the coding sequence ATGAAACGTTTAGACACGCCAGCGCTTCCAACGAACCATTCGTCCAATCTGAGCGTCCAGCAGAGCAAGGTTTACGAATTTCGCATCCGGCGAGATTCCAACCAGAGTTGCCCGCTGGAGTTGTTCACCCCGCTGCATTACGAACCAGGCTACGCGTATCCGCTGATCGTCTGGTTGCACGGGGCGTTTGATAACGAGTCCCAGTTGCGGCGAATCATGCCCCTGACCAGTACTCGCAATTTTGTTGCGGTTGGTCCTCGTGGTACACGTCGTCACACGCGTGATACCGGCAGCGAGCTTGCCAGCTACTACTGGTCACAAGATGAGGTCAACATCGATGCTGCCTCGCGTCGCGTAGAAATGGCGATCGAGTCGGCATCGGATCAATTCAACATTCATCGTCGCCGTGTTTTTCTGGCTGGCTACCAGGATGGTGCGACGATGGCTTTGCGTTTGGCTCTGCAAAATCCTGGTGACTACGCTGGGGTGATCTCGATCAATGGTCCTTTTCCCAGTGGGTACGCCCCACTGCGAAACTTGGGCCTGTGCGAGCAACTTCCCATTTTGTTGATGCACTGCCACGAAAGCACCTACTACACCGAACAGCAGCTTTGCGGAGACATTCGTCTTGGCCACAGTGCCGGGCTGAAGATGGATGTCCGTGAATATCTCTGCGGCGATGGCATCATGACCGACATGCTAGAAGACATGAACGGTTGGGTCATGGGCCAGGTCTTGAAGTAA